From the Lathyrus oleraceus cultivar Zhongwan6 chromosome 4, CAAS_Psat_ZW6_1.0, whole genome shotgun sequence genome, one window contains:
- the LOC127138416 gene encoding uncharacterized protein LOC127138416 isoform X2 — protein sequence MAVKAYATEAGNDDKVQSDVLSKARESCYKARDAFYSCLEKQCDKKPTEIASVGLLYPIECKKSRDQFVNQCRSSWVKHFDRQYCRNKRGQRLLDDKGSRRGV from the exons ATGGCAGTGAAAGCTTATGCTACAGAAGCAGGAAACGATGACAAAGTCCAATCCGATGTTCTCTCCAAAGCCAGAGAATCATGCTACAAG GCTCGCGATGCTTTCTACTCGTGCCTTGAAAAGCAATGTGATAAGAAGCCAACCGAGATTGCATCCGTAGGTTTGCTTTATCCCATTGAATGCAAAAAATCCAGAGATCAATTCGTAAATCAATGTCGATCTTCTTGG GTGAAACATTTTGATAGACAATATTGCAGGAACAAAAGGGGTCAGAGGCTTTTGGATGATAAAGGCTCTAGGAGAG GGGTGTAA
- the LOC127138416 gene encoding uncharacterized protein LOC127138416 isoform X1 yields the protein MAVKAYATEAGNDDKVQSDVLSKARESCYKARDAFYSCLEKQCDKKPTEIASVGLLYPIECKKSRDQFVNQCRSSWVKHFDRQYCRNKRGQRLLDDKGSRRGPLLLPQPYTLKPTP from the exons ATGGCAGTGAAAGCTTATGCTACAGAAGCAGGAAACGATGACAAAGTCCAATCCGATGTTCTCTCCAAAGCCAGAGAATCATGCTACAAG GCTCGCGATGCTTTCTACTCGTGCCTTGAAAAGCAATGTGATAAGAAGCCAACCGAGATTGCATCCGTAGGTTTGCTTTATCCCATTGAATGCAAAAAATCCAGAGATCAATTCGTAAATCAATGTCGATCTTCTTGG GTGAAACATTTTGATAGACAATATTGCAGGAACAAAAGGGGTCAGAGGCTTTTGGATGATAAAGGCTCTAGGAGAGGTCCGTTGTTGCTTCCACAGCCTTACACTTTGAAACCCACTCCTTGA